In the genome of Lycorma delicatula isolate Av1 chromosome 8, ASM4794821v1, whole genome shotgun sequence, one region contains:
- the LOC142329155 gene encoding uncharacterized protein LOC142329155 isoform X1, producing the protein MKFTLVSSNLLLSDKQTLLASFLFECAKSFLSNGFHVHFISKTKVENIPFTIHGGTKPTVEAFSRLTLKYFENPDQLLEYTCGLQYVQSRQGKLPKVIILQDLETYIQDETKGALIIAMLLDALNALGRAFDKPIYLLAGITSETSLRILQSVIDNFFSSVWKVNFENNSGTLLKLSNNQNEHFDKEIKFQFGQDNLLFLESIWQHFKL; encoded by the exons atgaaGTTCACCTTAGTTTCGTCTAATCTTTTATTAAGTGATAAGCAGACATTATTAGCTTCATTTCTTTTTGag tgtgctAAATCATTTCTGAGCAATGGATTTCATGTGCACTTTATATCTAAAACTAAGGTTGAAAATATCCCTTTCACAATTCATGGTGGTACTAAACCTACAGTAGAAGCATTCAGCAGATTAACTTTAAA gtATTTTGAAAATCCTGATCAGTTATTAGAATATACATGCGGTTTACAGTATGTACAATCTAGACAAGGCAAGCTTCCAAAAGTTATTATATTACAAGATTTAGAAACATATATTCAGGATGAAACAAAAGGTGCATTAATTATTGCGATGCTTTTAGATGCTTTAAATGCTCTGGGAAGAGCTTTTGATAAACCTATTTACCTTTTAGCTGGTATTACATCTGAAACATCTTTAAGAATATTACAATCTgtgattgataattttttctcttctgtgtggaaagtaaattttgaaaataatagtggaactttattaaaattatcaaataatcagAATGAACATTTTGACAAAGAAATCAAATTTCAATTTGGACAAGATAATCTACTGTTCTTAGAAAGTATATGGCaacattttaaactataa
- the LOC142329155 gene encoding uncharacterized protein LOC142329155 isoform X2 produces the protein MKFTLVSSNLLLSDKQTLLASFLFECAKSFLSNGFHVHFISKTKVENIPFTIHGGTKPTVEAFSRLTLKYFENPDQLLEYTCGLQYVQSRQGKLPKVIILQDLETYIQDETKAIH, from the exons atgaaGTTCACCTTAGTTTCGTCTAATCTTTTATTAAGTGATAAGCAGACATTATTAGCTTCATTTCTTTTTGag tgtgctAAATCATTTCTGAGCAATGGATTTCATGTGCACTTTATATCTAAAACTAAGGTTGAAAATATCCCTTTCACAATTCATGGTGGTACTAAACCTACAGTAGAAGCATTCAGCAGATTAACTTTAAA gtATTTTGAAAATCCTGATCAGTTATTAGAATATACATGCGGTTTACAGTATGTACAATCTAGACAAGGCAAGCTTCCAAAAGTTATTATATTACAAGATTTAGAAACATATATTCAGGATGAAACAAAAG